DNA from Thunnus maccoyii chromosome 5, fThuMac1.1, whole genome shotgun sequence:
TTAGTAAACCTGACAGCAATCACTCGAAACACTTTTCACTTCTGATTTATTGTGAAAGGTAGTTTTTGTGTTAGTTGATTAAATTACTAAATGAAATCTAAAATACTCACAGTCTATGTCTACTGCAGTGTTTGTGATATGTATTCTGCTGGCAGACACAGTTGTTTTACATTCACAGAGTGGTTTGCATCACTACACTCCCCCAAGCTTTCACTCTTCACCTCCCTTGTCTTGCTCTGTCAATCCTTTTATGAGGAATTCTACCACTCAGTCATCCACTCCCTGgttaatgtagaaaataaacatttcgTTCTTATTGCAATGTTTGTCCATTACAAGCAAACATTATAATAATGTGGTGCACACCTGCACATATGACGCAcactacacactcacacaataaCACTCACTTGTCAAAGTAAATGATGTGTTGTGTCCGCAAGCATTGAGGGTAAGTAGGGCTATGACAGATATGTGTGAAAAATCCAGAAGCTGCCCGGCATTTAATACcagaaacagtttgtttttgattaaCTGTACCAAATATTAGCAAAATTCACTTTTGTCAAAAGAGGATGTGCTGCTGACTTGCCAGcaaatcaatgtgttttttagTGAACACAGTGAAAATCATTTGTTTAATAGGTATCTCACTGCTTGTTTGCTGTTTCTGCATTGACACAATGACTTTACCAGCAATGGGGGACCGGAAATAGGACACGTTCCATTTATAACCAGTAGGTTCCATACAGCTTACTCCGAATGTTACTTCACTAAGAGAATGACTTGCTTTCATTATTTATGGGTTACACAATCACTGTCAGACATGAAAGTTAAACACCTCTGCAGGTTCCTGTTGAAATGATGTAACATTAGCACAATAACACCCCTCGACCATGCTTAATAATAACCTCACAAAATGAGAGCAGCAATGAGGTCAATACTGGCtaatcaacacacacatctctctcacTCAAACACGAACACGTACACATACATGCACTACTTGCTCATGCTCCCGCTCTCTCTGTGACCCAGTTAGAGATTCCCAGTTAGAAGCCTGTTCTCTTTTATAATGGATTAACttcacacagcagagcagattCTCTCATGCTCTCTTTTTGGACAGTGGAGATTGTGGACACAATGTGCTTTAGCCTGTATTTATCACTTAGATTACTATGTTGGTTTCATGGGTAAATTAATGCCACCATTATCAAAACTGCTAATTAACTCAGAGcccaaaatgtaataaaaatctGTCTCCAGTGGAAAgttaattttaatgttacattaaGTAAACATAAAAGTCATCTTACtacattttctatcattttaaatattgattattaaaTATCCATTCAATCAAATTATCCATGAAATATTGGTATGATATTGGTTTATCTTCAATGCTTTTGCCAGCTGAaaccatgttttattttgtttattgacACAATATATATGTTAGTAATATGTTattctgttgtatttgttttacagaaGACTCCAAGGATGATGACCAGCAGGTCACAAAGGCCGGTGGCACTCTCCTGCCTGATGGTAACATGGACACATCAGCCACACCCTGTAAGACATCAAACCAGTCCTGGACTCCCATTTACCCAGATGATTTTACACCTAATGAGTCTCTGCGCCCCTCACTGGCTCTCAGCCCTTCCCTTTTCATCCCTCTGTATTCGGACTGGAACTCTGCCCTCGCCACATGGGGGTTTGCTTGGGAAGCACACATCTACGGCCTGGGATCTGTCTTTACTGTGTTTGGTATGATCTCTGTGGTCTGCCTGTTAGGCTTGCCTCTGCGGTGTCCTCCAGGAAGCCCCTACTTCACTCTGCTGCACTTATTCCTGCTAGCATTTTCAGGGTCTCAagctttttctttgctttatgATGCTTACAGTCACCAAGATCGTCTTCCCCCTCTtggctctctgctgctctctcagcTGCCCTTCCCCTGTTTGATCTCTGCATTCTCCCTGGccttcctccttctttctctgcGCTCACGCATGCGTCTTTCACTCCCACTTGCTATTTCCACTTCATTCTCAGCCTTGCCCAAACCTTGCCTATTACTGTGTATGTGCCTTTTGCATTTTGGAGTCTCTCTAGGTTGTGTTGGCATGCTCCAGTTCTTCCACAGCCTCCCCACCATGATCCTTCTACTCCCCCAGGGTGTGTTTGTATGCctcactgtctttctctcatGCTCCTACCTCATCTTTTACTGCTTAATACAAGTCGATACTAAACACATCTATAGGCTGAATGACAATGGAGAGAGTGGAGGATCTCCCGAAGTGATGCAACCTGCAAGTTGCCCCTTTGCCAAGGTGGAAGACTGGGGCAGGGCAGCAGGTGCTGGAGTAGGCGCTTCGTTGTGTTTGTTAGGATGTGGAGGCCTACAGCTCTATGGGATCCTACATGCCCTTGGTTTGGGTGGGGTTGATGGTTATGGGTTTTCGCCCTGGCCCTGGTGGGGCTACCAGGTAGGCTGCAGGGTCTGTGAGGTTGGAGTGTGTCTAGGTTTGTCTCTCATTGGCACACACCCTCTATTCAGTCACAACAACTCTATCAAGACCATAACTCAGCCCCGGCCTGGATCGTGGTCCCGTTTATCCTGCAGCTCCCCTTCACGAGGGCTCACCCTGCCCTCTCAGGTCAGTCTAAattctcctgtcctctcctctcatgATACCTGGTCCCAGGGTAAGCAGGAAAAGCTGGTGGTGTGTGATGTCATTCTTAAGGGACAATCAGAGGCTCTCCCTCTTTGCTCCATGGTGGATCCTCCTGGAAATGGGACAGACTGTATCCCCAAATTCAGCCAAACCCGGACTGCTGTACCACCTCTACCTACGCCCCCAAGCCCACCACACAAGTCTAAAAATGCAGTGGAGTCTCAGCTCTCCTCACTAGATAGCCTGGGTATGGAGACTGACTCTACTGTGGACCTGCGGCCCCCATCTCCCATTAACTTGTCCCGCAGCATTGACCAGGCTCTGTTCAGTGAATCTTTATTCTCTCACAGTATATTTGGTTTGCCAAGACTGTTCCATGCTTCCTCCAGCCTTTCTTTGAGCTCTCCTAGCCAAGGCACATCAAAGCAAGTGTCCAGCTCTGTGGAAAACGCCTTATATCGAACCTCTTCCTGTAGAGACATGGATCAAGAGAATGTCC
Protein-coding regions in this window:
- the prrt4a gene encoding proline-rich transmembrane protein 4, translating into MLSPWNLYLLLPLSLPLSFHVTVLTGENVKETQWTDTDMRVQHLTQPSKRPHGSGLAPGNAMFAPESIDSLDLPMTWPLSSSEEIDRQGVIGEYTDIQESSETSPLYGDEKGRIISRPTERAAEDATFEEGTQPSVGAPPQPTEEMLKYEPADTSILTINGTTLHPTHTGDNQTTFPVKRNETPDSHLPFLLSGAFPSDRSDQDFTSPLSTGPGPSPDYISPPIATSSWGWTAGSSVNTQGKIQEGTVPVKETGHEVNNVDGILQRGAVMETEKEDSKDDDQQVTKAGGTLLPDGNMDTSATPCKTSNQSWTPIYPDDFTPNESLRPSLALSPSLFIPLYSDWNSALATWGFAWEAHIYGLGSVFTVFGMISVVCLLGLPLRCPPGSPYFTLLHLFLLAFSGSQAFSLLYDAYSHQDRLPPLGSLLLSQLPFPCLISAFSLAFLLLSLRSRMRLSLPLAISTSFSALPKPCLLLCMCLLHFGVSLGCVGMLQFFHSLPTMILLLPQGVFVCLTVFLSCSYLIFYCLIQVDTKHIYRLNDNGESGGSPEVMQPASCPFAKVEDWGRAAGAGVGASLCLLGCGGLQLYGILHALGLGGVDGYGFSPWPWWGYQVGCRVCEVGVCLGLSLIGTHPLFSHNNSIKTITQPRPGSWSRLSCSSPSRGLTLPSQVSLNSPVLSSHDTWSQGKQEKLVVCDVILKGQSEALPLCSMVDPPGNGTDCIPKFSQTRTAVPPLPTPPSPPHKSKNAVESQLSSLDSLGMETDSTVDLRPPSPINLSRSIDQALFSESLFSHSIFGLPRLFHASSSLSLSSPSQGTSKQVSSSVENALYRTSSCRDMDQENVLPSSIPSQPHGSLTCHNKPPTSPEKPDWKGSVSGSTQGLCSKPKETGKLRSHSWANRGQNFTQSSLPRAIPHLSYHRRYRTLSLASQDSQGSGRLAGTKHLSESKQLEWDLAVQAEFVSVCRQIDALSVCSDTIEL